The DNA sequence TGACCAGATCGTTGTAGGAGATCTTGTCCGGTGCGATCTGCTTGTTGATCGCTTCGCGCACTTGCATGGCGCGCTCCATGGCGATCTCCAGGGTGAGGTAGAAGTGCGGTGCGCTGAACTTGCTCTCCGCCAGGCGGCGCGCGATGGTCTTGCGCATCTGGCTCACGGCCACTTCCTCGAAGGCTTCCACTTGCGCGACCTGATAGGCGCCGCCGCCCCCGGTGAAATTCTCGATGTCGCGCTTGGTGATGCGGCCCTCGGGGCCACTGCCCTGTACGCGTCCCAGATCGATACCCTTTTCTTCCGCCAACCTCCGCGCCAATGGACTCGCGGTCAAACGGCCATTGCCTGTTGCCGGTGCCACGACCGTTGCCGGCGCACCACCGAATAGCGGCTTAGCGGCGGGTGCTTTGACCGCTGTGGCCGCGGGTGCCGGCGCATTCTTTTCCTCCTCCTTGTCATCCCGAGCGGATCGAAGGGATCCCTCCTTCTTCTCTTCCACTGGTCCCTTATCCTCCTTCACCTCCTGCACCACCGCCTTCGCTCCTTCCGCCTCGGCTTCAGCCAGCAGCTTGGTGATGTCCTCGCCCTTCTTCCCCAGCACGGCCAGCACGCTGTCCACCGGAGCGGCCTTGCCGGCCTGCACACCGATATGCAGCAACACGCCATCGGTGAAGCTTTCGAACTCCATGGTGGCCTTGTCGGTCTCGATGTCGGCGAGCACCTCACCGCTCTTCACGGTATCTCCCACCTTCTTGTGCCAGGCGCTCACCACCCCTTCGGTCATGGTGTCGCTCAACTTGGGCATGCGTACGATCTCGGCCATGGTCTGGAAGCTGGGTCGTGGTCAGTCCTTCAGAAAAGGGTAATCACCCTGCTTGTACACGTCGATGTGGAGTTCCTCTTCCGGCGGTGCGGGGCTTTCCTCGGCGAACTTCACAGAGGCTTCCACAGCTTTTTTCGCGTCGGCGTCGATGGCGTCGAGCTCCTTCTCCGTGGCCCATTTGTTCTCCATCAGCGCTGCACGCACCTGCTCGATGGGGTCCTGCTGCTTGTAGCTCTCAACCTCTTCCTTGGTGCGGTACTTCTGGGGGTCGCTCATGCTGTGACCCTTGTAGCGGTAGGTGCGGATGTCCAGCAGGACAGGACCGTTCCCGGCGCGCACATGCTCACAGGCCTCGGCGATGGCGAGATGCACATCCTCGCAGCGCATGCCGTTCACCGAGCGGCCGGGCATGTCGTAGCTCTCGCCGATGGTGCTGAGGTCGTGCACGTTGCTGGTGCGCTCCACGCTGGTGCCCATCGCGTAGTTGTTGTTCTCGATGATGAAAATGACCGGGAGCTTCCAGGTCATGGCCATGTTGAAGGTCTCATGCAGGATGCCCTGGCGCACAGCACCGTCGCCCATCATGCAGAGGGTGACATGGTCCTCGCCGCGGTATTTGTCGGCGAAAGCGATACCGGCGCCCAGGCCGATCTGCCCGCCGACGATGCCGTGGCCGCCGAAGAGGTTGCGGGCCTTGTCGAAGTAGTGCATACTGCCGCCCTTGCCCTTGCTGGTACCGGTGATCTTGCCATAGAGTTCGGCCATCACATGGTTCGGCGATTCGCCCAGGGCGAGCGGGTGGCAATGGTCGCGATAGCCGGTGATGATGCGGTCCGATGGCCGGATGGCGGTGACCATGCCGGCCAGCACGGCCTCCTGCCCGATGTAGAGGTGGCAGAATCCACCGAACTTCTGCATGGTGTAGAGTTGACCGCACTTCTCCTCGAAGCGGCGCATGAGGATCATGTCCTTGAACCAGCGCAGGTAGGTGTCCTTGCCGAAGGAACGGTCTTGGGCGCGGCCGTCCGGCTTCTTCGATCCCGTCTTGGCCGTGGCGGTCTTGGTGCTCATGTAGGGCTTGGATGGCGCCGGGAAAGTCGCGGTTCCGGCGGGGTGGGCAAATATAGCCCGGCCCCTTGTGGTCCCACGGTGGCTATGACTTCAGGAAGGAGGCGTCGAAGGACCAAGGCAGGAGGTCGCCCGCTCGCTCCAACACGTGGATCGGGCCATTTTGTGCGGCCATGATCAAGCGCACAGGACCATGCTGTCTGGACTCCTGCTCCGCCAGGGCTTGGCGGCAAATGCCGCAAGGGGACACGGGGCGGCCCTGCGGCGCATCGGGTACCACGATGGCCATGGCCTCCACCAAGCCCTGTGGATGCGCTGCCATGGCGGCATGCAGGGCGGTGCGTTCGGCGCAGATGCCTGCCGGAAAGGAGGCGTTCTCCTGGTTGCTGCCAGCCACGATCTCGCCACTGTGAAGCCGCAACGCCGCACCCACGCGGAAGTGCGAGTATCGGGCGTAGGCACCCAAGGCGGCCTGGCCGGCGCGTTGCACGAGCTCGCGGTCGCCTGCGGACAGCTCGTCAAGTTCGGTGACCGTGCATCGTACCTCGAATCGCTCCTCTTTCGCCATGTGCCGGGGAATGCGCCAAAAGTAGACCCGCCCGATCGAACCACGGTTCGCCGCCCTCGTCCTACGGGGCCGTTGGCTAAGTTTGACCCCCTGACCAGTTCCGTGAACACGCCGCTGCCCGCCATAGCACGCTTCGCCCCCATCTCCCTGGCGGAAATGGATGGTGTGAAACTGCAGGACCGCAACGACACGAAGTATGTCTTCGGCCAGGAACAGTTGGCCGCCGTGCTCGAGCGCATGTT is a window from the Flavobacteriales bacterium genome containing:
- a CDS encoding 2-oxo acid dehydrogenase subunit E2; this encodes MAEIVRMPKLSDTMTEGVVSAWHKKVGDTVKSGEVLADIETDKATMEFESFTDGVLLHIGVQAGKAAPVDSVLAVLGKKGEDITKLLAEAEAEGAKAVVQEVKEDKGPVEEKKEGSLRSARDDKEEEKNAPAPAATAVKAPAAKPLFGGAPATVVAPATGNGRLTASPLARRLAEEKGIDLGRVQGSGPEGRITKRDIENFTGGGGAYQVAQVEAFEEVAVSQMRKTIARRLAESKFSAPHFYLTLEIAMERAMQVREAINKQIAPDKISYNDLVIKAAALALKRHPKVNSAWLGDRIRYNQHVHIGVAVAVDEGLLVPVVRFADGKPLRNIATEVRDFAKKAKEKKLQPQDWEGNTFTISNLGMYGIEEFTAIINPPDACILAVGGIHEKPVVRDGRIVPGHTMKVTLSCDHRVVDGVTGAEFLNMFKTLMEEPALMLGVGAI
- the pdhA gene encoding pyruvate dehydrogenase (acetyl-transferring) E1 component subunit alpha, with the protein product MSTKTATAKTGSKKPDGRAQDRSFGKDTYLRWFKDMILMRRFEEKCGQLYTMQKFGGFCHLYIGQEAVLAGMVTAIRPSDRIITGYRDHCHPLALGESPNHVMAELYGKITGTSKGKGGSMHYFDKARNLFGGHGIVGGQIGLGAGIAFADKYRGEDHVTLCMMGDGAVRQGILHETFNMAMTWKLPVIFIIENNNYAMGTSVERTSNVHDLSTIGESYDMPGRSVNGMRCEDVHLAIAEACEHVRAGNGPVLLDIRTYRYKGHSMSDPQKYRTKEEVESYKQQDPIEQVRAALMENKWATEKELDAIDADAKKAVEASVKFAEESPAPPEEELHIDVYKQGDYPFLKD
- a CDS encoding cytidine deaminase; amino-acid sequence: MAKEERFEVRCTVTELDELSAGDRELVQRAGQAALGAYARYSHFRVGAALRLHSGEIVAGSNQENASFPAGICAERTALHAAMAAHPQGLVEAMAIVVPDAPQGRPVSPCGICRQALAEQESRQHGPVRLIMAAQNGPIHVLERAGDLLPWSFDASFLKS